The proteins below are encoded in one region of Gemmatimonas sp.:
- a CDS encoding DMT family transporter translates to MTGLQQMAVGAFWFSLMSLTAKLAGRRLPSQELVLVRAVMTLGLSWWTLRRAGLSMWGEPQLQRFLWQRGVLGCLGLTCFFYSLVHLPLSEATLLQYTNPIWAALLAALLLGERITRRTALCLVASVVGVVMVVRPSALGALWGSAVVPLPSLATAVALVGAACSAGSYVTVRRMGRAEDPRRVVFYLPLVTVPLTLPFALPGWVWPTAQEWLLLTAMSVATQLAQTFMTKALQRETAARATAVGYLQLVFAAVWGALVFDDHPSGWSVAGAAIIVASTLLLAFRRKAPPRAEVVAAELAAANE, encoded by the coding sequence GTGACGGGGCTGCAGCAGATGGCGGTCGGCGCCTTCTGGTTCAGCCTGATGAGCCTGACCGCGAAGCTCGCGGGGCGCCGGTTGCCCAGCCAGGAGCTGGTGCTGGTTCGGGCAGTGATGACGCTGGGGCTGAGCTGGTGGACGCTGCGGCGGGCCGGGCTCTCGATGTGGGGCGAGCCGCAACTGCAGCGCTTCCTCTGGCAGCGGGGCGTCCTCGGCTGCCTGGGGCTCACCTGCTTCTTCTACTCGCTGGTGCACCTGCCACTCAGCGAGGCGACGCTGCTGCAGTACACGAACCCCATCTGGGCGGCCCTCCTCGCCGCCCTGCTGCTCGGCGAGCGGATCACCCGGCGCACGGCGCTGTGCCTGGTCGCCAGCGTGGTGGGCGTGGTGATGGTGGTGCGGCCGAGTGCACTCGGGGCACTCTGGGGCTCGGCCGTGGTGCCGCTGCCGTCGCTGGCGACGGCGGTCGCGCTCGTCGGGGCCGCCTGCAGCGCCGGCTCGTACGTCACGGTGCGCCGCATGGGGCGCGCCGAGGATCCGCGGCGCGTCGTCTTCTACCTGCCGCTCGTGACGGTACCCCTCACGTTGCCGTTCGCCCTGCCGGGCTGGGTGTGGCCGACGGCGCAGGAATGGCTGCTGCTCACGGCGATGTCGGTGGCGACGCAACTCGCGCAGACCTTCATGACGAAGGCGCTGCAGCGCGAGACGGCCGCGCGGGCGACCGCCGTTGGCTACCTGCAGCTGGTGTTCGCGGCGGTCTGGGGGGCGCTGGTGTTCGACGATCACCCGAGCGGCTGGAGCGTGGCGGGGGCCGCGATCATCGTGGCGAGCACACTGCTCCTCGCCTTCCGGCGCAAGGCCCCGCCACGCGCCGAGGTGGTGGCGGCCGAGCTGGCGGCGGCGAACGAGTGA
- a CDS encoding BrnT family toxin, with the protein MTFEWDPAKSTRNWQQRGFDFAFASLVFEGTYVEYDDTRRDYGERRVIALGLADGIPLTVVFTDRVDPSGGIVRRLISARVSHRKERRRYAESLKAIQSSDEGSG; encoded by the coding sequence ATGACGTTTGAGTGGGACCCCGCCAAGAGCACGCGCAACTGGCAGCAGCGCGGTTTTGACTTCGCGTTCGCGAGCCTGGTGTTTGAGGGGACCTATGTCGAGTACGACGACACGCGCCGGGATTACGGTGAGCGTCGCGTCATCGCCTTGGGACTTGCCGACGGCATCCCGCTCACCGTCGTCTTCACCGATCGCGTGGATCCGAGCGGCGGCATCGTGCGTCGCCTGATCTCCGCGCGTGTAAGCCATCGCAAGGAGCGTCGTCGGTATGCCGAAAGCCTCAAAGCCATCCAGTCGTCCGACGAAGGGTCGGGCTGA
- a CDS encoding transposase → MARYRPVDTQPKFVAIDLAAQLLPGTFEHALHHLLEHAIDLTPFDARYRNDTTGAPAYAPSMLLRVVLFAYSLGIVSSRAIARACEEQVTFIALSGDSRPHFTTIAHFVSTLCDQIAPIFAAVLAVCDRQGLIGREMFAIDGVKLPSHASKHRSGTRADFERQATKMERAADAMLARHRAEDARDVAPSLAAKDTARRERLARDAAELRTWLTLHPTDRRGARGAVRKNNRTGNESAKMATSKGVIQGYTGVAPVDAAHQIIVDAQAHGVGAEQELLLGVVAATAPLRTIDTLITADAGY, encoded by the coding sequence ATGGCCCGCTACAGGCCGGTCGACACGCAGCCCAAGTTCGTCGCGATCGACCTCGCCGCCCAGCTCCTGCCGGGCACCTTCGAGCACGCGCTCCACCACCTCCTCGAACACGCCATCGATCTGACGCCGTTCGACGCCCGGTATCGAAACGACACGACCGGGGCGCCCGCCTACGCGCCGAGCATGCTGCTCCGGGTGGTGCTGTTTGCGTACTCGCTCGGCATCGTCAGCAGTCGGGCCATCGCGCGGGCCTGCGAGGAGCAGGTGACGTTCATTGCGCTGAGCGGCGACTCGCGCCCGCACTTCACCACCATCGCCCATTTCGTCAGCACCCTGTGCGATCAGATCGCGCCGATCTTCGCGGCCGTACTCGCGGTCTGCGATCGTCAGGGGCTGATTGGGCGTGAGATGTTCGCCATCGACGGCGTGAAGCTGCCGAGCCATGCGTCCAAGCATCGGAGTGGGACACGTGCGGACTTCGAGCGGCAGGCCACGAAGATGGAGCGCGCGGCGGACGCGATGCTCGCGCGCCACCGGGCAGAGGATGCGCGCGACGTCGCGCCATCGCTTGCGGCGAAGGACACGGCACGGCGCGAGCGGCTCGCGCGAGACGCGGCCGAGCTGCGCACGTGGCTCACGCTGCACCCGACCGATCGGCGGGGTGCTCGAGGCGCCGTCCGCAAGAACAATCGCACCGGCAACGAGAGCGCGAAGATGGCGACCAGTAAGGGCGTCATTCAGGGCTACACCGGGGTGGCACCCGTCGACGCCGCGCACCAGATCATTGTCGATGCCCAGGCGCATGGCGTGGGCGCGGAGCAGGAGCTATTGCTGGGGGTCGTCGCCGCCACCGCGCCGCTGCGCACGATCGACACGCTTATCACCGCGGATGCCGGGTATC
- a CDS encoding BrnA antitoxin family protein — translation MPKASKPSSRPTKGRADLARLRRMTDAEIEATSPPELRNLPEAFWQGARVVTPVTKEAISIRLDSDVVAFFREAGPRYQSRINAVLRSYVDEMSAQKRRRPSRRAL, via the coding sequence ATGCCGAAAGCCTCAAAGCCATCCAGTCGTCCGACGAAGGGTCGGGCTGATCTCGCCCGCTTGCGGCGCATGACGGACGCGGAGATCGAAGCCACGTCACCGCCCGAGTTGCGGAACCTCCCGGAGGCGTTCTGGCAGGGCGCGCGCGTCGTCACGCCCGTCACGAAGGAGGCCATCTCGATCCGGCTCGACAGCGATGTGGTGGCGTTCTTTCGGGAGGCGGGGCCTCGGTATCAGTCCCGCATCAATGCGGTGCTGCGGAGCTACGTCGATGAGATGAGTGCCCAGAAGCGTCGACGGCCATCGAGGCGCGCGTTATAA